The region TTGTCGATATTGGGATAGATCCAGTCGACCCCGTCATTGCGGCGCATATAGTCCATGAGCACATGGATGGCGGTCGACGTGATCCGGTTGTCGGCATCCAGGAAATAGATGGCCTCGAGATCGCCGAACGTGCGCAAGGCGAACTCGATCCCATAGTTGCGGGCCGAGCTCAGGCCGCCATTCGGCTTTCTGAGGTAATAGACGTTCTCGTGCGCCAGCGCATAAGCTTGCCCGACCTGAGCGGTTTCGGGATACGGGCAGCCATCGTCCACGATGACGACGGCGATGTTGAATGGCGCCTCCTGGGCGAGAGCCGCGTCGACGGCCTCGGTCAACAAGACCGAATGCTTGTAGACCGGGATCAGGATGGCAACCGTCGCCGATGGCGTGCCGGCACTTCCGAACTGAGCGTAGCGCACATTCGGTTCGTCCGTTTTGATGACCTTGCGATGAAGCATGCCGCTTACCCGCTCACGACGGCACGGAAATTGGCGAACTTGGCCCAGGCGAAATCATTTCCTCCAGGCTCAGCCATGCGCGTGGCGAAATAGACATTCTGCCAGATGTCGAGCTTTTCTCCGGCAAAAGCGCTCAGATGCGCGGTATCGCCATAGGTCACCGTCTTCCACCCGGAAAACGCCTCGCCGGCGGCCGGTTGCCGCTCCTCGCCGAACAAGGCTTTGGCACGTTCGAGGTCTCGCGCAACCACGATCGCAAAATCGATGTCCGCAGCGCGGTTGTTGTCGATGTAGGCCTTCGCAGACATGCGCAGGACCTGGGGCGGGCACGCCGCAGGCAGATGTCCGATCGTGATGCCCTCGGCCGGGGGATGACAACCGATCGCCCGCTCCGCCGGCAACGGCATGATCGCTTCGAATTCGAAGGAGACCTCGTCGGAATTTGCCAGGCTCGCGTGCTCCAGAACGCCTGCGGCGATCGGAACGTCCCGGAAGCCTTCCTCCGTGGTGACCTGTTGCGATTGAGCCGGAATGTAATTGGCATGAGACGGCAGGGTCACACCGGGAATTCCGGCCCACACCTGCAAGGCGAGACTGTTCTTCAGAAGAGGCGACCCGGTCGCCGCGTCCCTAACCTGGAACATTTCGACCGGCTGCAGCCCGCCCATGGACAGGAGCGGAACATCGTCATCAGCCTCTTCGACAAGGAGCCGGAATTCCAGCGTTCTCCGCAGTCCGGCCGTCGACTTTGACAGGCCGAATATGTTCCATCCGCCGGTCAGGTCGCCGCTGGCGATCTGCCAGGTGTCGATGATCCTGAGTTCTTCGAGCGCGACCAGTTGCGCGCGCAGCTTGATATCGTGCCGCGAAGCGGGCTTCTCCACGTGAACCGCAATACCGCTGACGCCGGAGCTCGCCACCGGCAGGATCTGACTTATCCCCTCAGGCGACGCACTCGCCAATACATTCGGGTTCAGCGGGTTTTCAGTGGGTTCGTTGCTGAAGACCAGGTCGAGCGGCTGCAGACCGTGCCGGTTCAGGAACGCCTCGAGCGAGGCAAAGCGGTTCTGAAGCTCGTCGTTGAGGCTTCTGAGGGTCCGTAGCTCCTTGTTGGACAGGACAAGACGCCTCGCCCCGGCCCTCACACCTTCGGCAACCAGCCCGATCAGGGAGGATACCGCTTCGACCTCCCCGCCTCTGCCCCAGCCGATCACCGGCGGAAGCTGTGCGGCACCGCGCTGCTGCAGCCATCTGAGAAAGCGATCCTTGTCGCCGGACGCCTCCGGGCTGACAATAACGGCAAGGAGCATCAACGGCAGTTCGCCGATTTCGAACCTCTCGCCAGTTTCATCGGAAAAGAGGGCGAGCCCATCGTCAACACCTTCGAACCACACCGTCTTGACCGCCTCGACCAGGGGTCCCGGCACCTCATGTCTGTTGAGGCCGATAACGATCAGGACAGGTTCTTTCAGAAGAGATACTTCCCGAACCGCCCTGTGAACCGGAAACGTCTCGTGTGTAGCTACGACTGTCATGCAGCCCCCAATCTACCAAGCTGATATAACCGCTGAAGGACACGCTTATTCGTGCCGATCAAACACTCCCCTGGAAGATCAAGTCTTTTTGTGTCAACAATACGACAGCAGAGCTGACTTAGATAGGTTAATACTTCTATTCACAAATATATTTGCAATTTTGTCATGACATTTGTTTTACTAATCAGAAATATTACTTCGAGTTTTGTTGTATTTTGTTAGCATTTTCACGCAACCCCTCGTGCCTTCTCCGCTATGGGAAGCGATCGGTCCCGCATCGCGTTTTCGATGCCGTTTTCCTCCAGGAAGTCCCGCATCGCGTCATAGGTCCCGGCATAGGCCCGGTTGAACGCGTCGAACGTGTCCTGGCGCCAAAAGTCGCTTAGCCGGAAAAGCTTCTCGGAGAACACGTCAAAACTCGGTATCCTGAACGTGTCGGCAAACTCGCGCGTGCGGCTGTCGTAGGTGAAGTAGATGGCGGGGACCCCGTTTGCCAAGGCCATCAGGTTGCCGTGCAGACGGTAGCCGAGAACCAGGTCGCACCGGCTTACAACCGCATCATAGTCGGCAACCACGTCCGAATAGAACAGGCGGCTCCGGTAAAGCTTCTCGATTTCATCGTCCAGGTACCATTGCCTGACCCAGTCATTAGCCTTCAGGGCGGCAATCGCCTCCTCCTTCTGCCGGTCATTACCGAAGACAAGCTTCTTTTCCTCCAGTTCACCCTGGGCGATCAGGATCGTGTCGAACCGGGTGGCGCAGGATTTGATCAGACTTCGGTGGAAAGTCAGATACTGGCGGATGTCCTGGGCATAGGCCGGGGAGACTTCTCTGCGTACCGTAAGGCCGACCTTCTTCACACTGCCAAGGTCCGGCAACGTGATGGTAAGGTCGGGATCGTTATTCCGAAATGCTGTCGGACATCCGATGATGCGGGTGTTGTTGATCCCGATATCCGCCAGCACCTGCGCTGTATAGGCGCCACGCACACCAACGGACTGTGTGGAGTCCGCTATGATGCGCAGCACGTTTCTGGTGGAGTCGCTGAGTGCGATCTTGCCGTCCACGGGGGCTTGGGCGCCGATTCCGAAGGCAAGCACCGGCAGCCCAAGATGCTTCAGCACGGCTTCAGCCTGCTCCCAGTTCATCTGGCTGTGAATGTAGTTCGACCCGCGCAGGACCACGTAGTCATATTCATCGCGCAGTCTGTCGACCTGCCGGGGATCGTATTTCCTGATCTCCAGAACGCCGAGTTTCGAATAATTCAGAAGCTTCAGAGAAGAATCGAAAACGAACGCATCGCCGATATTATGGTAGTGATCCAAATTTCGCTGAACGTCCCGATAGTTATACCAGCGGACATTGTCATGATCGTAGACCTCGCCGGACGGGATCATGACCAGAATGCGTGACATATCGGCTTCCTTGTTCTTACTCATGCGCTCTGTTGCAGGTCGCCGGACAACTCGACCCTCGGTACGCGGCGGTTGGCGATAACCGCGCGATAAAGGTTCAAGTGTTCCTGCGCGGTGTCCAAATGAGTCTTGGGCGGCTGGATGCCCTTGTGCAGGTGCTCCCACTGCCCCTGGTTGCTCAGGATCTCGATCATCCTGTCCGCAAGGTCCTCGGGGCTGGCCGCCCTGAAATGCAGGCCGTCGATACCGTTCCTGACTTTTTCGGCCATGCCGCCGATATCGCTGCAGATCAGCGGACGGCCGTGAAAGAACGCCTCCTGAATGATCACCGGCGAGTTTTCCCACCAGATCGAAGGCATCATCACCCAATCGACCTGGCGCATGAGAGCAGGCATGTCCTTGTTCTGATAGGAACCTGCAAATCTGACGCGGTCTTCCGCCTTTTCCAGAAGGCTGGCGATCTTCTTCCGGAAAGGCTCCGGCTGCCGGCCGAGATTGCCGCCGAAAATGGTTAGCGACGCATCGTCCCCCCAGACGGATTCGGGAATGCGCTGTACGGCATCGATGAGGATATCGACGCCCTTGTAGGGCGTCATCTGTCCGAAAAAGGCGAATTTGGAGCGCCTGTTGCGGGATCCGGTCAGCTTGCGCGGCTCGGCCTTCTCGCTGACGTTCAGGCCGTTTTCGATGATCGAGAAATTGTCGGCGGGCAGTCCCCACTGGACGTAGCGGTCGGCAAGAAACCTGCTCGGGGAAATGTAGGCATCGGCGAGCCCCAGCATGGACTGGATGAACTGCTTCCGGCGCAAGAACGCCCCCGGTGCGATCTCCGGAAAGCAGCCATGGCAGGAAATCGGCGAAGCGGTCTCGCAGAGCTTGAGACCCTCCGTCTTGACCATCTGCCCGTGATGGTGGCACAGCGGCAGAAACTCATGGAATGTAACGAGAATTGCCGCATTCGGCAGCGCCTCGCGCACCGTATAGAGCGCTTCCAGTCCCAAGCCGAGAAAGTGGTGGAAGTGCACCACATCCGGGTGGAGAGTGCGCACCAGCCGGCGCAGGTCTTTCCGGATGTCGGCGGTATTGCGGTTCGAAATCAGGAATGGATCGTAATCGTCCGCATGATAGAGCAATTCGTCATCGGCATCCTCCGCTCCCATGAGGGCAGAGCGCCCATGGCCAGGATAATCCTCCCCGACGCGTGCCAGAAAGAACGACTGCGCTCCGGGAATGGATTTCAGGCCTTGATGAAGATTGTAGGAGGCGACCTCCGCACCGCCGAGCGACAGGTTCGGATGCCCGTGGGACACAACCAGGACCCGGAGCATGTCGTTGGCCGAAGATCCGCCTGGAGCTCTTGGGTCGTTCATCAGCATGCCCCCGCCAGTTTCGGAAGCGCGGCCGACCAATTGCGGTCGAAGACCTTTCGATCGATCACGGACACGAGTTTCTGCCAATTCCGTTCGCCGCCGAAACTGTCTTCGGGATGGACCATTTCCACCTGCGGAACCCAGATCGACGGCACCCCGCTCGCGCGCAGTTTCAAGGCGGCATCGATGCCCTTTTCGTCCGTTCCCAGATACCGGCGCGTGAAGCCTCCTGCCGCCTCCAGGGCGGATTTCGGCAGGACACAGCAGTCGAACGTGGCCGCCGTCACCTCGCAGACCGCCGCGCCATGCAGCGTTCTGCGCGGATAGCCCAGGTAGTGCTGCTTCAAGGCGGTCTCACTGCCCTCCTCGTCGATCCAGCTTCCCGCCCATCGGATGGTGTCGTCTTCATAAAGGATCGTCGGCGCCGCGAGGCACTGTCCGTCCCGTGCCTGGAACGCTGAAATCAGCGGCTCCAGCCATCCGGCGCTTCTGGGCACGAGACTGGAGTTGAGGCAGACAATCGTTTCGGAAGGAGCGGCGGCGATGCCGGCCTCGACGGCATCGAGCTTGTCTTCAACGTTGGTTGCCAGAACGGCGCGTACAGCCACGCCGTAGAACCCGGCAAGCCGTTTGACTTCCTCAAGCTGCTCGGCCAACGCGGCCGCCGGCCCTGACAGGACAAGAGGCACTCCTCGCAAGAAGGGGTCGAGTGCGAGCAAAGGCAACAGGACAAGCGCCTTTTCAACGTCATCATCGAGACCAATGACGACCGCCTTTGAAGTATCGGGCGGCACCTGGCCGATGTCGATCACTTCCCCGACGACCGGTTCAGTGCGGACCGCCTCACAAAGCATCGGTACGAACTGGCGCTCGACAACGTTGGAGCTCAGCGCGGTTACCGGGTCGAGGCTGGCGACAAGCCTCCGGAAAGCGGTTCTGAGCGGCGCCGTTCCGAGCGCAAGCGGGGCGTAGGCCGGGTGTCCGTTCTTGAGAACGATTTCAAGATAGGACGCGCGCGTGCCCACGTCCGGCTCGCAGGTGAGAAAGGCGAGAAAACCATGGCGATGGTGAGCGGACGGCCCCCTCAGGAAAGGCGACAGGTCTTCAAATGCACTCGTGACGTCCGGACGCGGCTGGCTGGTCCATGTTTCGTCGATTCGGAACGACCGGTCAGCCGACTGGAAAAAGACGGCCTCCACCCGGTCCTCCGGATCCAGCAACCAGCCGCTGAGCATGACCCCGCCCCTGTCGACCGCTGCGCAGAAATCGATCCCGATGCGCACCGGGACGTCGAGTTCGCTTACGGTCTCCCGCCCATCGAAGCGGTGAGCGGCGGCAACCAGCTTCCGCTTTCCGTCACCGGAGCCCGAAAGCCTGGGAAGCAGGGAGCGGATCTGGCCCGGTATGCCGTGAGCCTCCAGGAGCGAGCGCTTCTCGTGAACATCAACCGTGCTCCAGTTGCTGCGGCCGCGGAACACGAGGCTGCGTATGGCATGTGCGTTCAATCTGGTCTGTGCGGTGAGCAGCCCGGAAAAGCCGAACGCCTTTCCGCCGGTATCCTTGCGCTCGAAGAGGCCGCTGGTGAGTTCTGCAACCGTCAAACCGTCTCCGAGGACCAGAACCCGGCAACTGCCTGCGGGCAGGCCCTTTGCCCACCCCTGGACATAGGCGTCGCCCTGATCGAAGCTGCCGAGCACCTCGATAAAGCCGTCCTGCCTTGCGATGCTGCGGACGACTTTCGCGGCAATCTCCGTTCCGCCGGCGGCGGACTTGCCTGACAGCAGGGCATCAACCAGGCTGTCGACGATCTCCGTTTCCGGCTGCTTCGAGACTTCACTGACGAGATTCAGGAACGCGGCCAGGTCCACCGGGCCGTGCTTGAGCACGTAAGGGTAGGAATGCCCGTGGCTCCGGATCGTGACGCGTTCCAGCGTCTCGCCGCGCATCTGGCGCAATGAAAGCACGGCAATAAACGGCGGCTTGTTGGCCGAAGCCGGCTTTCTCAACGGCAGGGTCACCAGGGTGCAGGGAGCCGCAGTCTTCGGGTCGTCATTCAGGATGACCTGCAGATTGCCGGCAAAAGCGTCGCCGACACCTGCGACCAGCAGGGTCTCCCGGTCGAGCGTGGAAAAGAGCACGGAGCGGCCGTCGAGCGGCACACCGACACCGTCTCTCCGGCGCCCATCCGACTCCCCCGGACGGGCGGCGAAATGATCCGCGCCCGCGCGCAATTTCTGGACGCCCTCCAAAGGCACGACCGGTTCCATGCGTTACCCCCAAACCCCACCGATTGCGGCAAGCAACAGGCCGCCGACAATGCCGAGCAACGCTGCCAGCAAAAGGAGGTGAACCCTGATGTTGCTCTGGCTCTTTTCCGCCAGAACCGTCAGGCGGTCGTCGAATCCCTTCAGCGTCTGATCAAAGCGCAGAAGAAAGACCTCGAGCTCCTTGACGCGTTGGGAAAGCTCGCTCTGTCCTCCCTTCAGGATCGTCAGCGCTTCGCCGAGTTCGCCGTCGGTCGAGGCGAGCTTGTCGATCCGCTGTGCCGTTTCGCGCAGCAGGACCGTTGCGTCCCGTTGCCCGAGTGCGCTTTGGCGTTGAGCTGCGGTCAGTCGGTCCAGTTTCTCCATCACGACGGAAAGCGGCAGCGCGATCGCGGCTTCCGCGGCCCGTTCTTCGGCACTCGGGCGCGGCAATTTGAGCTGCGTGCCGTCCTGGGGCGACTCCGCCACCACGGACAACCCTTCCGGCGCCGCAGCCACCGCCTGCGGCAGCTCAAGATCGAAAGCGTAGGCACCGTCGCCGATCCCGTTTCGCCGCAGGTCGATCCGCGCATCCTCGGCTGTCTTGCTCATGACCCTTTGACCGTCGTGGTAGACGTGGATGGTCATGCGGTCGCGCGGATTTGCGGCATCCCAGGCCCAGCCGAACAGCCGTCCGCTTTCGAAGGCGTCGACACGCCCCTGAATTTTGGGAGCCTGGGTCTGCTCCGCTTTCGGGGCCTGGGCTACGTTGGTTTCCATTTCAGCTGCTGACATGGCTCTGCTCGTTAGGCTGCGGGTTCTTCTGCGGCTGCGTGCTGTCCTGCAAACAGGCGCAGATACTGTTCGGCCACCGCCGCGACGGTTTCGGGCGGACGTGTGTTTGCAGCGAGCGTCTCGTGAAGCTGTGGGTCGCGGGCGGCCGCGGCCAGAACGCCCGCAAGACCGGAGGGGTCGTTCTTGCGAACATGCAGGCCGTCGACACCGTGACACACCGCCTCTGCCATGCCGCCCACTCCGCTGGTTATCACGGGGCGCCCGTGTTGCTGTGCTTCGGCGATGACGAGAGGTGCGTTCTCCCACCAGACC is a window of Roseibium salinum DNA encoding:
- a CDS encoding glycosyltransferase family 4 protein, encoding MNDPRAPGGSSANDMLRVLVVSHGHPNLSLGGAEVASYNLHQGLKSIPGAQSFFLARVGEDYPGHGRSALMGAEDADDELLYHADDYDPFLISNRNTADIRKDLRRLVRTLHPDVVHFHHFLGLGLEALYTVREALPNAAILVTFHEFLPLCHHHGQMVKTEGLKLCETASPISCHGCFPEIAPGAFLRRKQFIQSMLGLADAYISPSRFLADRYVQWGLPADNFSIIENGLNVSEKAEPRKLTGSRNRRSKFAFFGQMTPYKGVDILIDAVQRIPESVWGDDASLTIFGGNLGRQPEPFRKKIASLLEKAEDRVRFAGSYQNKDMPALMRQVDWVMMPSIWWENSPVIIQEAFFHGRPLICSDIGGMAEKVRNGIDGLHFRAASPEDLADRMIEILSNQGQWEHLHKGIQPPKTHLDTAQEHLNLYRAVIANRRVPRVELSGDLQQSA
- a CDS encoding polysaccharide pyruvyl transferase family protein, which produces MSRILVMIPSGEVYDHDNVRWYNYRDVQRNLDHYHNIGDAFVFDSSLKLLNYSKLGVLEIRKYDPRQVDRLRDEYDYVVLRGSNYIHSQMNWEQAEAVLKHLGLPVLAFGIGAQAPVDGKIALSDSTRNVLRIIADSTQSVGVRGAYTAQVLADIGINNTRIIGCPTAFRNNDPDLTITLPDLGSVKKVGLTVRREVSPAYAQDIRQYLTFHRSLIKSCATRFDTILIAQGELEEKKLVFGNDRQKEEAIAALKANDWVRQWYLDDEIEKLYRSRLFYSDVVADYDAVVSRCDLVLGYRLHGNLMALANGVPAIYFTYDSRTREFADTFRIPSFDVFSEKLFRLSDFWRQDTFDAFNRAYAGTYDAMRDFLEENGIENAMRDRSLPIAEKARGVA
- a CDS encoding glycosyltransferase family 2 protein, producing MEPVVPLEGVQKLRAGADHFAARPGESDGRRRDGVGVPLDGRSVLFSTLDRETLLVAGVGDAFAGNLQVILNDDPKTAAPCTLVTLPLRKPASANKPPFIAVLSLRQMRGETLERVTIRSHGHSYPYVLKHGPVDLAAFLNLVSEVSKQPETEIVDSLVDALLSGKSAAGGTEIAAKVVRSIARQDGFIEVLGSFDQGDAYVQGWAKGLPAGSCRVLVLGDGLTVAELTSGLFERKDTGGKAFGFSGLLTAQTRLNAHAIRSLVFRGRSNWSTVDVHEKRSLLEAHGIPGQIRSLLPRLSGSGDGKRKLVAAAHRFDGRETVSELDVPVRIGIDFCAAVDRGGVMLSGWLLDPEDRVEAVFFQSADRSFRIDETWTSQPRPDVTSAFEDLSPFLRGPSAHHRHGFLAFLTCEPDVGTRASYLEIVLKNGHPAYAPLALGTAPLRTAFRRLVASLDPVTALSSNVVERQFVPMLCEAVRTEPVVGEVIDIGQVPPDTSKAVVIGLDDDVEKALVLLPLLALDPFLRGVPLVLSGPAAALAEQLEEVKRLAGFYGVAVRAVLATNVEDKLDAVEAGIAAAPSETIVCLNSSLVPRSAGWLEPLISAFQARDGQCLAAPTILYEDDTIRWAGSWIDEEGSETALKQHYLGYPRRTLHGAAVCEVTAATFDCCVLPKSALEAAGGFTRRYLGTDEKGIDAALKLRASGVPSIWVPQVEMVHPEDSFGGERNWQKLVSVIDRKVFDRNWSAALPKLAGAC
- a CDS encoding DUF6212 domain-containing protein, which encodes MTVVATHETFPVHRAVREVSLLKEPVLIVIGLNRHEVPGPLVEAVKTVWFEGVDDGLALFSDETGERFEIGELPLMLLAVIVSPEASGDKDRFLRWLQQRGAAQLPPVIGWGRGGEVEAVSSLIGLVAEGVRAGARRLVLSNKELRTLRSLNDELQNRFASLEAFLNRHGLQPLDLVFSNEPTENPLNPNVLASASPEGISQILPVASSGVSGIAVHVEKPASRHDIKLRAQLVALEELRIIDTWQIASGDLTGGWNIFGLSKSTAGLRRTLEFRLLVEEADDDVPLLSMGGLQPVEMFQVRDAATGSPLLKNSLALQVWAGIPGVTLPSHANYIPAQSQQVTTEEGFRDVPIAAGVLEHASLANSDEVSFEFEAIMPLPAERAIGCHPPAEGITIGHLPAACPPQVLRMSAKAYIDNNRAADIDFAIVVARDLERAKALFGEERQPAAGEAFSGWKTVTYGDTAHLSAFAGEKLDIWQNVYFATRMAEPGGNDFAWAKFANFRAVVSG